Proteins from a single region of Paenibacillus sp. BIHB 4019:
- a CDS encoding sugar ABC transporter permease: MRTKAFVPYLFLTPALVLFAIFMGYPILYSLTLSFQTSQGGELVFTGLDNYAKLFSDKIFGKALLNTFIILIIQVPLMLFASLLLATLLNSLKRFKALFRVAFFMPAVTSLIAASIIFSIMLMNDGILNQLLGAVGIDPIPWLSHPVWAKVSLIIAMTWRWTGYNMVIYLAGLQNVSESLYEAASIDGATRVRQFFNITIPQLKPIILFTAILSTIGTLQLFEEPYTLTKGGPSDATITIGMYLYQTGFRYFNFGYASTLAYVIVILIGILSYIQFKVTGDE; the protein is encoded by the coding sequence ATGAGAACAAAAGCGTTTGTTCCGTATTTGTTTCTTACCCCGGCACTCGTGCTATTCGCCATATTTATGGGCTATCCAATCCTTTATTCGCTGACGCTGAGCTTCCAGACCAGCCAAGGCGGAGAACTCGTATTCACTGGTCTCGACAATTACGCTAAGCTGTTCAGCGATAAAATATTTGGCAAAGCGTTGTTAAACACGTTTATTATTTTGATCATCCAAGTGCCGCTCATGCTGTTCGCTTCCTTGCTGCTCGCGACGCTGCTGAATTCCCTTAAGCGCTTTAAGGCGCTGTTCAGAGTCGCTTTTTTCATGCCGGCTGTAACGTCGCTCATTGCGGCATCGATTATTTTTTCAATTATGTTAATGAATGACGGGATTTTGAATCAGCTGCTCGGGGCAGTGGGCATTGATCCGATACCGTGGCTGTCCCATCCTGTATGGGCGAAAGTATCGCTTATTATCGCGATGACCTGGAGATGGACGGGTTACAATATGGTCATTTATTTGGCCGGCTTGCAAAACGTATCGGAATCTCTCTATGAAGCGGCAAGCATCGACGGGGCAACCCGCGTCCGCCAATTTTTCAACATTACGATTCCGCAGCTGAAGCCGATCATATTGTTCACGGCGATTTTGTCCACGATTGGTACGCTGCAATTGTTCGAGGAGCCTTATACGTTGACCAAGGGCGGTCCAAGCGATGCGACGATTACGATCGGCATGTATTTGTACCAGACGGGCTTCCGCTATTTCAACTTCGGTTATGCTTCAACGCTAGCGTATGTCATCGTTATTTTGATCGGCATTCTCAGCTACATTCAATTTAAAGTAACGGGGGATGAGTAA
- a CDS encoding FAD-dependent oxidoreductase codes for MSKQTGSAEQGAFSALNREQLYRSLGEETFDLLVIGGGITGAGIALDAQTRGIKTALVDMQDFAAGTSSRSTKLVHGGLRYLKQLEIGVVAEVGKERAIVYENGPHVTTPEWMLLPFYTGGTFGKFSTSLGLRVYDFLAGVKRGERRKMFSVDETMSREPLLKREGMKGGGYYVEYRTDDARLTIEVMKKAVDMGALAIPYVKVESFIYEDGRVVGANVRDLLSGAESKVRAVKVVNATGPWVDTLREQDGSKQGKTVHLTKGVHLVFDQSRFPLHQAVYFDTPDGRMVFAIPRDGKTYIGTTDTNYKADKAHPRMTKQDLDYILQAANFMFPSIKLKDSDVESSWAGLRPLIHQEGKDPSEISRKDEVFVAGSGLISIAGGKLTGYRKMAESVVNTVSTQLTAEGRSGIRPSGTKNLPLSGGDFGGSSHFPAFVAKKTEEGVRAGLSRAEAERLARHFGTNVDRVIGLIPQYKDQAAASGQELPLSLRIELMYALEYELTTKPADFWIRRTGNLLFDRARVLQWKEAVHAEMAALFGWSEETSAAYAAELEQELHYAVTPVEQE; via the coding sequence ATGAGCAAACAGACAGGATCGGCAGAACAAGGTGCTTTTAGCGCATTAAATAGGGAACAGCTTTATCGCAGTTTAGGCGAGGAAACCTTCGATTTGCTCGTTATCGGCGGCGGCATTACGGGAGCAGGCATTGCGCTTGATGCCCAGACGCGCGGTATCAAGACAGCGCTTGTAGATATGCAGGATTTTGCGGCAGGAACATCGAGCCGTTCGACGAAGCTTGTTCACGGCGGTCTGCGTTATTTGAAGCAGCTGGAAATCGGCGTCGTAGCGGAAGTTGGCAAAGAGCGCGCGATTGTATATGAGAACGGGCCGCATGTGACGACGCCCGAGTGGATGCTGCTGCCTTTTTATACAGGCGGCACCTTCGGCAAATTTTCGACCTCGCTCGGCCTGCGCGTCTATGATTTTCTGGCTGGCGTTAAACGCGGCGAGCGCCGCAAAATGTTCAGCGTAGACGAGACGATGAGCAGAGAGCCGCTGCTGAAGCGCGAGGGCATGAAGGGCGGCGGCTATTATGTGGAATACCGCACCGATGATGCGCGTCTGACGATTGAAGTGATGAAGAAGGCTGTAGATATGGGCGCTTTGGCGATCCCTTATGTGAAGGTGGAATCGTTCATTTATGAGGATGGCAGAGTTGTTGGCGCTAATGTGCGCGATCTGCTGTCGGGAGCCGAGAGCAAGGTGCGTGCCGTTAAAGTTGTCAATGCGACAGGCCCATGGGTCGATACGCTGCGTGAGCAGGATGGCTCGAAGCAGGGCAAAACGGTTCATTTGACTAAAGGCGTGCATTTGGTATTTGACCAATCGCGTTTCCCGCTGCACCAAGCGGTGTATTTCGATACGCCAGACGGACGTATGGTGTTCGCCATTCCGCGTGACGGCAAAACGTATATTGGCACGACCGATACGAACTATAAGGCAGATAAGGCGCATCCGCGCATGACGAAGCAGGATCTGGACTATATTTTGCAGGCAGCGAATTTCATGTTCCCTTCGATCAAGCTGAAAGACTCCGACGTGGAATCGAGCTGGGCAGGCCTCCGTCCGCTCATTCACCAAGAAGGCAAAGACCCTTCGGAAATTTCGCGTAAGGATGAGGTATTCGTTGCAGGGTCTGGACTGATCTCGATTGCAGGCGGCAAGCTGACGGGCTATCGCAAAATGGCGGAAAGCGTCGTGAACACGGTAAGCACGCAGCTCACAGCGGAAGGCCGCAGCGGCATTCGCCCAAGCGGCACGAAAAATCTGCCATTGTCGGGCGGCGACTTCGGCGGCTCCTCCCATTTCCCAGCCTTCGTTGCCAAGAAAACGGAGGAAGGCGTTCGTGCGGGGCTGTCTCGTGCAGAGGCTGAGCGGCTTGCCCGCCATTTTGGCACCAATGTGGACCGAGTCATTGGCCTTATCCCGCAATACAAGGACCAGGCAGCAGCTAGCGGCCAAGAGCTTCCGCTCAGCCTGCGCATTGAGCTGATGTACGCTCTGGAATATGAGCTGACGACGAAGCCGGCGGATTTCTGGATTCGCCGTACAGGCAATCTGCTGTTTGACCGCGCTCGCGTTCTGCAGTGGAAGGAAGCGGTGCATGCCGAGATGGCCGCACTGTTCGGCTGGTCGGAAGAGACGAGTGCAGCTTATGCTGCCGAGCTGGAGCAGGAGCTGCATTATGCAGTGACGCCAGTGGAGCAGGAATAG
- a CDS encoding contractile injection system protein, VgrG/Pvc8 family, with protein sequence MALFSVSYEELRILPFDMRLHHVLLVKKVHDHAKLTFTGIIPEEKEDYYVRMADDQTPIELLYTEKSGRQHRLFHGMIMKLHVRVENHVYWLEAEAVSHTHAMDLKPQTRSFQNQAMLLPDLMQQISSYYPKGQTFNTFDENKKLGAYTLQYQETDWQFLKRLASRYHSVLVPVTTEDCIRVYIGIPDNRDAGKIEATHYRMFKDLVAYKQEAAMEKSGLSEQDYICYEIVLNNRVLELGDKVTFKGHKLHVFEARTEMQQGLLTHRYTLCLKSAAYRRKRHNAKLIGASISGKVMEVVRDEVKVQLDYDQNWSLAIASPFPYSTMYASDDQTGWYCMPEKGDSVRIYFPNAKEAEGIALSSVRKKVPEEAMSVGAQTGSGNGGASASAGSTGGQSQNVTTTVVQQEQLQPVINYDKDLKDDLMANPNTKFLLTPTGQKITFEEDKITITGATGGATITLTSAGTIILNCENKIMLQASKQIEMVGESIMMVANQIEMSTKDGNGGITIDQGQVVIKGIEVLMNQ encoded by the coding sequence ATGGCCTTATTTTCAGTTAGCTATGAAGAATTGCGAATCCTTCCTTTTGACATGAGATTGCATCATGTGCTGCTCGTCAAGAAAGTTCATGATCACGCCAAATTGACGTTTACGGGCATTATTCCGGAGGAAAAGGAAGATTATTATGTTCGCATGGCGGATGATCAAACCCCTATCGAGCTTCTTTATACCGAAAAAAGCGGGAGGCAGCATCGGCTGTTTCATGGCATGATCATGAAGCTCCACGTTCGTGTAGAAAACCACGTTTATTGGCTGGAGGCGGAAGCCGTGTCGCATACACATGCGATGGATCTCAAGCCGCAAACCCGCTCCTTCCAAAACCAAGCGATGCTCCTCCCCGATCTCATGCAGCAAATCAGCAGCTATTACCCCAAAGGACAAACGTTCAATACGTTCGATGAAAATAAAAAGCTTGGTGCCTATACGCTGCAATATCAGGAAACCGACTGGCAGTTTTTGAAGCGTCTCGCTTCCCGCTATCATTCGGTGCTTGTTCCGGTCACAACCGAGGACTGCATCCGCGTTTATATAGGCATTCCAGACAATCGGGATGCTGGCAAGATAGAGGCGACACATTACCGGATGTTCAAGGACTTGGTTGCTTATAAACAGGAAGCAGCAATGGAGAAGTCCGGCCTTAGCGAGCAGGATTACATTTGCTACGAAATTGTGCTGAACAATCGGGTGCTTGAGCTGGGCGATAAAGTGACGTTCAAAGGGCATAAGCTTCATGTATTCGAGGCGCGGACGGAAATGCAGCAGGGGCTGCTCACCCACAGGTATACGCTTTGCCTGAAGAGCGCGGCTTATCGCCGCAAGCGGCATAATGCCAAGCTGATTGGCGCGTCGATTTCGGGGAAAGTGATGGAGGTTGTGCGCGACGAGGTAAAGGTGCAGCTGGATTACGATCAGAACTGGAGCCTCGCCATCGCCAGCCCATTCCCTTATTCCACAATGTACGCGTCGGACGATCAGACCGGCTGGTATTGTATGCCGGAGAAGGGCGACAGCGTGCGGATTTATTTTCCGAATGCGAAGGAAGCCGAAGGGATTGCGCTTAGCTCGGTGCGGAAGAAGGTGCCGGAGGAAGCGATGAGTGTTGGGGCACAGACAGGTTCAGGAAACGGCGGCGCATCCGCATCGGCTGGATCAACAGGCGGACAAAGCCAAAATGTAACGACGACGGTTGTCCAGCAGGAGCAGCTGCAGCCGGTCATTAACTACGATAAGGATTTGAAGGACGATTTAATGGCGAATCCGAATACGAAGTTTTTGCTGACGCCAACAGGGCAAAAGATCACGTTCGAGGAAGATAAAATCACCATCACGGGCGCGACCGGAGGTGCCACGATTACGCTGACAAGCGCAGGCACGATCATTTTGAACTGTGAAAATAAAATTATGCTGCAAGCGAGCAAGCAGATTGAGATGGTCGGCGAATCGATCATGATGGTGGCGAACCAAATCGAAATGTCCACGAAGGACGGCAACGGGGGAATTACGATTGACCAAGGCCAGGTCGTCATTAAAGGGATTGAAGTGCTGATGAATCAGTAG
- a CDS encoding carbohydrate ABC transporter permease: MVAKRVRVSITTLILLIGSFISLFPFYWAIIGGTNESGKIFAKPPVLLPGNHLFENIRNLNDSIGIGRVMFNSLFVTIVYTVLALIVSTMAGYVFAKFNFKGKTLIFGVFLLSMMIPYHAIVIPVFKMMAAWGWLGTYKALILPNIAYPFAIFLMRQNMMAVPNAMMEAGRIDGVSEWGLFTKIILPSSKPALAATAIYLFMYQWNNFLWPLISATSEDMYTMPVALSSMFGLSRIDYGQVMAGVTLATFPIILFFLLLQKYFIQGMLGSSVKE, encoded by the coding sequence ATGGTAGCCAAACGTGTACGCGTCTCTATAACAACTCTGATTTTGCTAATTGGCTCCTTTATCTCCCTATTCCCTTTCTATTGGGCGATTATTGGAGGAACGAACGAGAGCGGTAAAATTTTCGCCAAACCGCCTGTGCTCCTGCCAGGAAACCACTTGTTCGAAAACATCCGGAATTTGAATGATTCCATCGGCATTGGCCGGGTGATGTTCAATTCCTTGTTTGTTACAATCGTTTATACGGTGCTGGCGCTTATCGTCTCGACGATGGCGGGATACGTGTTCGCGAAGTTTAATTTTAAAGGAAAAACGCTCATTTTCGGCGTATTTCTGCTGTCGATGATGATTCCTTACCATGCTATTGTCATTCCAGTGTTTAAAATGATGGCGGCCTGGGGCTGGCTGGGTACCTATAAGGCCTTGATTTTGCCCAACATTGCTTATCCATTCGCGATTTTCCTCATGCGCCAGAACATGATGGCCGTGCCTAACGCCATGATGGAAGCGGGGCGGATTGACGGCGTAAGCGAGTGGGGATTGTTTACTAAAATTATTTTGCCATCCTCCAAGCCTGCGCTTGCGGCGACCGCTATTTATTTGTTCATGTACCAGTGGAACAACTTCCTCTGGCCGCTCATTTCCGCGACTTCAGAGGATATGTATACGATGCCTGTCGCGCTGTCGAGCATGTTCGGCTTATCGCGCATTGATTACGGCCAAGTTATGGCGGGGGTTACGCTTGCGACCTTCCCGATTATTCTTTTTTTCCTTCTGCTGCAAAAATATTTCATTCAAGGGATGCTCGGAAGCTCCGTCAAGGAATAA
- a CDS encoding DUF4280 domain-containing protein, translating into MGHRETILKKTTLKALLESPWRSEDTYVTAGAYMHCSYGSHEEVLNKPEPNGIYINGSPMLTVEDCKVSLSTPNTIVGIPFDRMGQEIDGNFYSFGFCRSEQHPMKLAESAGAGMPSDPSYIIDTDPEEPTFNLPVYPCAPKLMAAPAPAGAPFKSAPPIGLPSGLPSLSAMLEKLKGPQWTNGSPSVSIQGAAALTSKSCLFCQYGGQIRLLTNGMDPAPPEFSVR; encoded by the coding sequence ATGGGGCATAGGGAAACGATCTTGAAAAAAACGACACTTAAGGCTTTGCTGGAGTCTCCGTGGCGAAGCGAGGATACGTATGTGACGGCAGGGGCCTATATGCATTGCTCCTACGGTTCTCACGAGGAGGTGCTGAATAAGCCGGAGCCGAATGGCATTTATATTAACGGCAGCCCGATGCTGACGGTGGAGGATTGCAAAGTGTCCCTGTCAACGCCCAATACCATTGTGGGGATCCCCTTTGATCGTATGGGTCAAGAAATTGACGGGAATTTTTATTCCTTTGGCTTTTGCCGAAGTGAGCAGCATCCAATGAAACTGGCGGAATCAGCAGGTGCGGGCATGCCTTCGGACCCCTCTTATATCATTGATACGGATCCAGAGGAGCCTACTTTTAACCTGCCTGTTTACCCCTGTGCGCCCAAGCTGATGGCAGCTCCGGCTCCAGCGGGAGCGCCATTTAAATCTGCGCCGCCGATCGGACTGCCAAGCGGATTGCCATCGCTTAGTGCGATGCTGGAGAAGCTGAAAGGGCCGCAATGGACAAACGGCAGCCCGAGTGTATCGATACAAGGGGCAGCTGCGTTAACGAGCAAATCCTGTTTGTTTTGCCAGTATGGGGGACAAATTCGGCTGCTGACCAATGGGATGGATCCGGCACCTCCGGAGTTTTCCGTGAGATAA
- a CDS encoding pentapeptide repeat-containing protein, translated as MHDMEMWQHFLEEDVIPQRNAQIRALHHYYVKNKALIAAEFTALFDRFCQAVLARQQEGLLQKCAYIHISLLRTSLNEGHPVYMLEASDRETDGKVGLTPFRYEAGWIYGFAEAWDLGCEERRKRYMNRIERHSFEVWMKEQLYPFHVYMVHAARYAMDAIRELASFQEIKKDDSFEVRVGEYRDREVSESVYCVKERQRTSITCKGWLENKLDQDYIYEHIAGVNLMRGQYEGIDVNYTRFEEVTLTGSSLASSRMLGTRFERCVCDQADFLDCLLYDADFRHCDLTYARFDGVLGNRDYVAEAHGLVFGMNGVQFQGADLTYASFRGAKIAADFTGAELLEVDFTGADLTGSRMLERDSLRVELTEEQRQMICWVKEPLHEHA; from the coding sequence ATGCATGATATGGAAATGTGGCAGCATTTTTTAGAAGAGGATGTTATCCCGCAGCGCAATGCGCAAATTCGGGCGTTGCATCATTATTATGTGAAAAATAAAGCGTTGATCGCGGCTGAGTTCACCGCGCTGTTTGACCGATTTTGCCAAGCGGTGCTGGCTCGGCAGCAGGAAGGGCTTTTGCAGAAATGTGCCTATATCCACATCTCCTTGCTGCGGACAAGCCTGAATGAAGGGCATCCGGTGTATATGCTCGAAGCGAGCGACAGGGAGACGGATGGCAAGGTGGGGCTGACTCCTTTTCGCTATGAGGCAGGGTGGATTTATGGCTTCGCAGAGGCTTGGGACCTGGGCTGCGAGGAGCGGCGCAAGCGTTATATGAACCGGATTGAGCGCCATTCGTTTGAGGTTTGGATGAAGGAGCAGCTGTATCCGTTTCATGTATATATGGTGCATGCGGCGCGGTATGCGATGGATGCGATTCGGGAGCTGGCTTCTTTTCAGGAGATCAAGAAGGATGATTCGTTTGAGGTGCGCGTGGGCGAATATCGGGATCGGGAGGTTAGCGAGTCGGTCTATTGCGTGAAGGAGCGGCAGCGGACGTCGATAACGTGCAAGGGCTGGCTGGAAAACAAGCTGGATCAGGACTATATCTATGAGCATATCGCTGGCGTGAACCTGATGCGAGGGCAGTACGAAGGAATCGACGTGAATTATACGAGATTCGAAGAGGTGACGCTGACGGGCAGCTCACTTGCCAGCAGCCGCATGCTGGGCACGCGATTCGAGCGGTGTGTGTGCGATCAGGCGGATTTTCTAGATTGCCTCTTATATGATGCCGATTTTCGCCATTGCGATCTGACCTATGCGCGGTTCGATGGCGTCCTCGGCAATCGGGACTATGTGGCAGAAGCGCATGGTCTGGTGTTCGGGATGAACGGCGTACAGTTTCAAGGGGCAGACCTGACGTATGCGAGTTTTCGGGGTGCGAAAATCGCGGCAGATTTTACGGGAGCCGAGCTGCTTGAGGTAGATTTCACCGGAGCAGATTTAACAGGCAGCCGCATGCTGGAGCGGGATTCGCTGCGGGTGGAGCTGACGGAGGAGCAGCGGCAAATGATTTGCTGGGTAAAGGAGCCGTTGCATGAGCATGCGTAG
- a CDS encoding LacI family DNA-binding transcriptional regulator has translation MATIKDIAQLASVSIATVSRVLNYDPSLSVGDDTRKRIFEIAQQLNYKTLRERNGTAAKEMTRIGIVNWYSDQEEMLDPYYMAVRLGVERECFQRQMEVVKLFRQERSYYNEWVGELDGMIAIGRFEKEDLDMFPASMDKIVFVDSSPDDQRFDSVIIDLRKSVTEVLDYLVHLGHQRIGYIGGHNIVNNKRVRDEREVTLRDYLKNKDIFHPQFIFTGENLFSEDGYVQMSRAIESGELPSAFFIENDSMAVGALRALHEAGIEVPGAVSLVGFNDIPISEFVQPPLTTVKVHMEYMGETAVELLAERLTTKRSIPKKVVIPTALTIRSSCSDV, from the coding sequence GTGGCAACAATTAAAGATATTGCGCAGCTGGCGAGCGTCTCAATCGCAACGGTATCGCGGGTATTGAATTATGACCCGTCACTGTCGGTTGGAGACGATACACGCAAGCGGATTTTTGAAATTGCGCAGCAGCTGAACTATAAAACGCTGCGCGAGCGCAATGGCACAGCAGCGAAAGAAATGACACGAATCGGCATCGTGAACTGGTATTCCGATCAGGAAGAGATGCTTGATCCTTATTATATGGCGGTGCGGCTCGGCGTGGAGCGGGAATGCTTTCAGCGCCAGATGGAAGTCGTCAAGCTGTTCCGGCAGGAGCGTTCGTATTATAACGAATGGGTCGGCGAATTGGACGGCATGATAGCGATTGGACGTTTTGAGAAGGAAGACCTCGACATGTTCCCCGCTTCTATGGACAAAATCGTATTCGTCGACTCATCGCCGGATGATCAGCGCTTTGACTCGGTCATTATTGATTTGCGCAAATCGGTCACTGAGGTGCTGGATTATCTTGTCCATTTGGGCCATCAGCGAATCGGATACATTGGCGGGCATAATATCGTTAATAATAAGCGGGTACGCGATGAACGCGAAGTGACGCTGCGGGACTATTTGAAAAACAAAGACATTTTTCATCCCCAATTTATTTTCACCGGTGAAAATTTGTTTTCCGAGGATGGTTATGTGCAGATGTCCCGTGCGATTGAGAGCGGGGAGCTGCCGTCAGCCTTTTTTATCGAAAATGATTCCATGGCCGTTGGCGCTTTGCGTGCCCTGCATGAGGCGGGAATTGAGGTGCCGGGCGCGGTGTCGCTCGTCGGCTTCAATGATATTCCGATCTCGGAATTTGTCCAGCCGCCGCTGACGACGGTCAAGGTGCATATGGAATATATGGGCGAGACAGCGGTGGAGCTGCTCGCGGAACGCTTGACCACGAAGCGGTCGATTCCGAAAAAGGTTGTGATTCCGACGGCTTTGACGATTAGGAGCAGCTGCTCGGACGTATAA